From a region of the Streptomyces venezuelae genome:
- a CDS encoding acyl-CoA dehydrogenase family protein: MSVLDGRLTALRGQAREWAADFRAAALELDRDPGLVADHLDLPGVRCLSTFGVPPAFQVDPPTVGPYRFDGTNGLERAVVLEEFAAGDIGMTLAAPGPSMSGVLVAKLGDQEQQEWFFGRMTAAPTWTCFALTEPERGSDASALSTALREEDGELRLTGAKRYVGNAARARYAAVFARTRPGPLGVTAVLLDTEAEGYHAEPLDSLGIRGAQIGAVTLNGVRVDRDRVLGRHLSPARRGIWASLQVFNELRPSVAALALGIAGAAHAYVREHYAGALGEDRDRIEVLGGRIAATRALVHRAAAAVDATGDGYLASAAKARACALAEETTLAACDLLGPAARLSHPLLDKLVRDARGVEFMEGTRNIQHLNLFQGMRSGRVGA, encoded by the coding sequence GTGAGCGTACTGGACGGCCGGCTGACCGCCCTGCGCGGACAGGCCCGCGAATGGGCGGCCGACTTCCGGGCGGCCGCGCTGGAGCTGGACCGGGATCCGGGGCTGGTCGCGGACCACCTCGATCTGCCGGGAGTGCGCTGCCTGAGCACCTTCGGGGTACCCCCCGCGTTCCAGGTGGACCCGCCGACCGTGGGCCCGTACCGGTTCGACGGCACGAACGGCCTGGAACGGGCCGTGGTCCTGGAGGAGTTCGCCGCCGGTGACATCGGCATGACCCTGGCCGCGCCGGGGCCGTCCATGTCGGGTGTCCTCGTCGCGAAGCTCGGCGACCAGGAGCAGCAGGAGTGGTTCTTCGGCCGGATGACCGCCGCCCCGACCTGGACCTGCTTCGCACTGACCGAGCCCGAACGGGGATCGGACGCCTCCGCGCTCAGCACCGCCCTGCGCGAGGAGGACGGTGAGCTGCGGCTGACCGGTGCGAAGCGGTACGTCGGAAACGCCGCCCGCGCCCGGTACGCGGCCGTGTTCGCCCGGACCCGGCCCGGCCCGCTCGGGGTGACGGCCGTCCTGCTGGACACGGAGGCCGAGGGCTACCACGCGGAGCCGCTGGACAGCCTGGGGATCCGCGGCGCCCAGATCGGGGCGGTCACCCTGAACGGGGTGCGCGTCGACCGCGACCGCGTCCTCGGCCGGCACCTGTCGCCGGCCCGGCGCGGCATCTGGGCGTCCCTGCAGGTCTTCAACGAGCTGCGGCCCTCGGTCGCGGCCCTCGCCCTGGGCATCGCGGGCGCGGCCCACGCCTACGTACGGGAGCACTACGCCGGGGCGCTGGGCGAGGACCGGGACCGCATCGAGGTGCTGGGCGGGCGGATCGCCGCCACCAGGGCCCTGGTGCACCGGGCGGCGGCGGCCGTGGACGCGACCGGAGACGGGTACCTCGCCTCCGCGGCGAAGGCCCGGGCCTGCGCGCTGGCGGAGGAGACGACGCTGGCCGCCTGCGACCTGCTCGGCCCCGCCGCCCGCCTGTCCCATCCGCTCCTGGACAAACTGGTCCGCGACGCGCGGGGAGTCGAATTCATGGAGGGGACCCGCAACATCCAGCACCTCAACCTGTTCCAGGGGATGCGGTCCGGGAGGGTCGGGGCGTGA
- a CDS encoding response regulator transcription factor — protein sequence MRLVLAEDQFLLREGLTRLLELNEFEIVAAVGTGPELTRALAEHEPDVALVDIRMPPTHTDEGLRAVLEARRRRPGQPSLLLSQYVDQLYAQELLADGEGGVGYLLKDRVFNSAQFIEALQQVAAGGTVMDPDVVSRMMSHNSQDQQISRLTDREREVLGYMAEGRSNAAVATAMVITEKAVAKHVNSILAKLDLPPSKDDNRRVMAVLTYLNRT from the coding sequence ATGCGTCTGGTACTCGCAGAGGACCAGTTCCTGCTCCGCGAAGGACTGACGCGGCTATTGGAGCTGAACGAATTCGAGATCGTGGCCGCGGTGGGCACCGGACCCGAACTCACCCGGGCACTCGCCGAACACGAGCCGGACGTCGCACTCGTCGACATCCGGATGCCCCCCACGCACACCGACGAGGGGCTGCGGGCCGTCCTCGAAGCCCGGCGCCGGCGGCCCGGCCAGCCCTCACTCCTGCTGTCGCAGTACGTCGACCAGCTCTACGCGCAGGAACTCCTCGCCGACGGTGAGGGCGGCGTCGGCTACCTGCTCAAGGACCGGGTCTTCAACAGCGCCCAGTTCATCGAGGCCCTGCAGCAGGTCGCCGCGGGAGGAACGGTCATGGACCCGGACGTGGTGTCCCGGATGATGAGCCACAACTCCCAGGACCAGCAGATCTCCCGGCTGACCGACCGCGAACGCGAGGTCCTCGGGTACATGGCCGAGGGCCGCTCCAACGCGGCCGTCGCGACCGCGATGGTGATCACGGAGAAGGCCGTGGCCAAGCACGTCAACAGCATCCTGGCCAAGCTGGACCTGCCGCCGTCGAAGGACGACAACCGCCGGGTCATGGCCGTGCTGACGTACCTGAACCGGACCTGA
- a CDS encoding non-ribosomal peptide synthetase: MTSPTLPDLPLTGAQKGIWFDEQLSSGRLAYNMADYLDVSGPLDEPLLRRALGLVLDEAECTRARFFDVGGLPVQRIEPLDGLPLEVLDLGGSPDPVAEALRLMDEDLHRPFELAGGLLFRTVLFRVSPDRTLLYLAMHHLLSDGYSRLAVYRRLSEVYGALSSGEEPPGNPLPPLDLLLQEEAAYLESSALERDRRFWEAHLDGAAQPVTLAPGDPVPGTGFLRRSHELDPATARILRAAASAAQVTWPTFAIAAAAAYVGKAAGRDEVLLTLPMTARLTATARNVPGMVANYLPLPARVGPATTVSELLGSTSKSVARSLRHQRYPAERIRRALGMQADRRPFGPFVNVLPQTPEFRLGPCEARLHNLSTGIVDDLMITVLDGADGSLELHMNGNPERYSESEVVNHLRRFGAFMQSLAAADPATPLGHLDLVTAQERDLLLATGTGPHGEPLEGGVVELVREFATSTPAALAITDGATQASYSSLAIWADELAETLASAGAGPGTLVGILAEPSAAFVGAVLGVLGAGAAWVPLDVHAPAARIDGLITDARIGHLLVGPGLQGLAAELGDGGVRTHPLPGGLTPHPVPLDGLRAPLGLPDDLAYVIFTSGSTGKPKGAMVHRRGMLNHLGAKIDDLGLTSADRVVQNAPVTFDVSVWQMLAPLVVGGTVHVVPREVAADPDALFATTTDDHVTVLEVVPTLLRAALDNWDTAPGTPAARSLRWLVVTGEALPPDLCTRWWQRYPAVPMVNAYGPTECSDDVTHAVLRAGSPVGARVPIGVPVRNTRLYVLGDDLRPVAPGAIGELHVGGEGVGRGYLLDPVRTAATFVADPFAPAPGARMYRTGDHVVQRPDGQLEFLERRDHQVKIRGHRVELGEIEAVLRSLPQVADVAVTAPRGTDGTARLVAYLVAPGAEPAAVRDALAGLLPSYMVPTSWVPLAALPLTAHGKVDRRALPAPAGPAAPAPDPVAPPVPSGTAGRRGPHPRNPAEQVLREVFAQVLGLDTVGADDAFFALGGDSISSIQVVSRARARGVVLTPRDVFTLKTPAALAGLAAATAGDAGPAPALPTAAEDGVGEVEPTPIIAQLAEDLGGIDGPAGQFNQHVLLRVPSAMTAGTLAPALQSLLDRHDALRMTVTEPAPGIWTLHTAGPGSVPAGPLITTVDASGAAGDPAALDRLTAAEADAARTRLSPADGIMLQAVLLHGGSAPVSHLLLLAHHAVVDGVSWRILTGDLEAAWTAAAAGRAPATEPVVTSYRRWAATLSEQSRTSARIAELPYWQAQREDEPAVLGSRPLDPSRDTYATAGRLRLELPADQTAALLTAVPAAFHGEINDVLLGALALAAADWRGRSAQDSARPLLIELEGHGREQITDDVDLSRTVGWFTTVFPVRLDLGTLDREEARASGPALATAVKRVKEQLRAVPDRGIGFGLLRHLNARTARPLATAPTPGLGFNYLGRFRVDGTDGPWTLAGGSSVIATGFHPDTPLRHALSVTPVTEDRADGPRLVADWLWADELLGEAEVRELAEAWFAALRALVTHLDLPGAGGHTPSDLPLVALDQEEIDEIEHAGRAPEHTTVTDVLPLTAMQRGMLFQAEFDERATDLYTLQVAADLIGPVDADALERALAALLERHPGLGGAFHHRDSGDPVSVLRAGVRVPLRRVDLSGLSPAEQRAEVDRLADRDRLERFDMARPPLMRWSLVRLDEERHRLVWTLHHILVDGWSMPVLVRELLACYEGRGAAGSLAPAVPFRAYLAWLAGQDHDAAKAAWATALAGLEEPTLLCGAAPDRLPAPPQSVPLRLTAQETAELSGFAARQGLTTNTLFQGGWAVLLGRLTGRSDVLFGSTVSTRPAALPGVENIVGPFLNTLPVRVLLDPAEPVGPFLLRLQDAQAALRDFDHLGLAEMLAGSPALAAYGEPFDTALVFENFPMDEAAGGVTAGRGSLRIADVTARDARHYPLSMVVLPGREVEVRFDYAPDLLTRDEVATVAQRFRALLLDLAAAPDRALGRLDVLTGDENALLRKWNDTASATDVGIPGGVVERVRECARVSPAAVAVTDGEHELSYAGLVRWSDRLAGRLTGAGVGPGSLVAVLAEPGTAFVGSVLGVLQAGAAWVPLDVGAPVARIASLVTDSGARCLLVGPGCGKLAAEVLDLAGDGLSTLETAVGEEEAGRSPEAPDALARPLGLPDDLGYVIFTSGSTGKPKGAMVHRRGMENHLLAKVEGLALGAGDRVVQNAPVTFDVSVWQMLAPLVVGGTVRVVPREVAADPDALFAVVSDKDVSVLEVVPSLLRAALDTWDATGPAAVPARLRRLVVTGEALPADLCDRWWGHFPAVPLVNAYGPTECSDDVTHAVLHAEDRPGARVPIGGAVRNTFLHVLGDELRPVPAGTVGELYVGGAGVGRGYLGSPARTSATFVADPFSGAPGARMYRTGDRVLRRPDGQLEFVERRDHQVKVRGHRIEPGEIEAALRSLPEVADAVVVALTDPSRATRLVAYVVAPGTEDLAVTRAALAQALPEYMVPSAWVSLPALPLTAHGKVDRKALPHPAGAADTAAAGTRREGRDPVERALCAVFAEVLGVESVGIDDNFFALGGDSISSIRVVGRARAHGITITPRDVFGHRTPLALAAVAAAGRAVVPAQRPAAAAPQAPLLALSDDEMDELDTELES, encoded by the coding sequence ATGACTTCGCCCACCCTTCCGGATCTGCCCCTGACGGGGGCCCAGAAAGGCATCTGGTTCGACGAGCAGCTGTCGAGCGGTCGGCTCGCGTACAACATGGCCGACTACCTGGACGTCAGCGGGCCGCTCGACGAGCCGCTGCTCCGGCGCGCGCTGGGGCTCGTGCTGGACGAGGCGGAATGCACCCGTGCGCGCTTCTTCGACGTGGGCGGACTGCCGGTGCAGCGGATCGAGCCGCTGGACGGGCTCCCGCTGGAGGTCCTGGACCTCGGCGGGAGCCCGGATCCGGTCGCCGAGGCGCTGCGGCTGATGGACGAGGACCTGCACCGGCCCTTCGAGCTGGCCGGCGGACTGCTCTTCCGCACGGTCCTGTTCCGGGTGTCGCCGGACCGCACCCTGCTCTACCTGGCCATGCACCACCTGCTGTCCGACGGGTACAGCCGGCTGGCGGTCTACCGGCGCCTCAGCGAGGTCTACGGCGCGCTGAGCTCGGGCGAGGAGCCGCCGGGGAACCCGCTGCCCCCGCTGGACCTGCTCCTCCAGGAGGAGGCCGCGTACCTGGAGTCCTCCGCCCTGGAGCGCGACCGGCGTTTCTGGGAGGCCCACCTCGACGGCGCGGCGCAGCCGGTCACCCTCGCCCCCGGCGACCCGGTTCCGGGCACCGGCTTCCTGCGCCGCAGCCATGAACTCGACCCGGCCACCGCCCGCATCCTGCGCGCCGCGGCCTCCGCCGCCCAGGTCACCTGGCCCACCTTCGCCATCGCCGCGGCCGCGGCGTACGTGGGCAAGGCCGCCGGCCGTGACGAGGTGCTGCTGACCCTGCCCATGACGGCCCGGCTGACCGCCACCGCGCGCAACGTGCCCGGCATGGTCGCCAACTACCTGCCGCTCCCGGCCCGCGTCGGGCCCGCGACCACGGTGTCCGAGCTGCTGGGCAGCACCTCGAAGTCGGTCGCCCGCTCGCTGCGCCACCAGCGCTACCCGGCCGAGCGCATCCGCCGCGCCCTCGGCATGCAGGCCGACCGGCGTCCGTTCGGCCCGTTCGTCAACGTGCTCCCGCAGACACCGGAGTTCCGGCTCGGGCCCTGCGAGGCGCGGTTGCACAACCTCTCCACGGGCATCGTCGACGACCTCATGATCACGGTGCTGGACGGCGCCGACGGCAGCCTCGAACTGCACATGAACGGCAACCCCGAGCGCTACTCCGAGTCCGAGGTGGTGAACCACCTCCGCCGTTTCGGGGCGTTCATGCAGAGCCTCGCGGCCGCCGATCCGGCCACGCCGCTGGGCCACCTCGACCTCGTCACCGCGCAGGAGCGCGACCTCCTCCTGGCCACCGGGACCGGTCCGCACGGGGAGCCGCTGGAGGGGGGCGTGGTGGAACTCGTGAGGGAGTTCGCCACGTCCACGCCGGCCGCGCTCGCGATCACGGACGGCGCCACCCAGGCCTCGTACTCCTCGCTGGCGATCTGGGCGGACGAGCTCGCCGAGACGCTGGCATCGGCCGGAGCCGGTCCCGGGACCCTGGTCGGCATCCTCGCCGAGCCGAGCGCCGCCTTCGTCGGAGCCGTCCTGGGCGTCCTGGGCGCGGGTGCGGCCTGGGTCCCCCTGGACGTGCACGCGCCGGCCGCCCGCATCGACGGCCTGATCACCGACGCGCGGATCGGCCACCTGCTCGTCGGGCCCGGTCTGCAGGGCCTCGCGGCGGAGCTCGGCGACGGCGGCGTACGGACCCACCCGCTGCCCGGCGGCCTGACCCCGCACCCGGTGCCGCTGGACGGGCTGCGCGCACCGCTCGGCCTTCCGGACGACCTCGCCTACGTGATCTTCACGTCCGGGTCCACCGGCAAGCCCAAGGGGGCCATGGTCCACCGCCGCGGCATGCTCAACCACCTCGGCGCCAAGATCGACGACCTGGGACTGACCTCCGCCGACCGGGTCGTGCAGAACGCCCCCGTCACCTTCGACGTGTCGGTGTGGCAGATGCTGGCCCCGCTCGTCGTCGGCGGCACCGTCCACGTGGTCCCCCGCGAGGTCGCCGCCGACCCGGACGCGCTGTTCGCCACCACCACCGACGACCACGTCACCGTCCTGGAGGTCGTCCCCACGCTGCTGCGCGCGGCCCTCGACAACTGGGACACCGCTCCCGGCACGCCTGCCGCCCGCAGCCTGCGCTGGCTCGTCGTCACCGGTGAGGCGCTCCCGCCGGACCTCTGCACCCGCTGGTGGCAGCGCTACCCCGCGGTCCCGATGGTCAACGCGTACGGGCCCACCGAATGCTCGGACGACGTCACGCACGCCGTGCTGCGCGCCGGCTCCCCGGTCGGCGCCCGCGTACCCATCGGCGTCCCCGTCCGCAACACCCGGCTCTACGTCCTCGGCGACGACCTGCGGCCCGTGGCCCCCGGTGCGATCGGCGAGCTGCACGTCGGGGGCGAGGGCGTCGGGCGCGGCTACCTCCTGGACCCGGTCAGGACCGCCGCCACCTTCGTCGCCGACCCCTTCGCACCCGCGCCGGGCGCCCGCATGTACCGCACCGGCGACCACGTGGTCCAACGCCCGGACGGACAGCTGGAGTTCCTGGAGCGGCGCGACCACCAGGTGAAGATCCGCGGCCACCGTGTCGAACTCGGTGAGATCGAGGCCGTGCTGCGCTCCCTGCCGCAGGTGGCCGATGTCGCCGTCACCGCTCCCCGGGGCACCGACGGCACCGCGCGACTGGTGGCGTACCTGGTCGCTCCCGGCGCCGAACCGGCGGCCGTCCGGGACGCGCTGGCCGGGCTGCTGCCCTCGTACATGGTCCCGACCTCCTGGGTGCCTCTCGCGGCGCTGCCCCTGACCGCGCACGGCAAGGTCGACCGCCGCGCCCTGCCCGCGCCGGCCGGGCCCGCCGCCCCGGCTCCGGACCCGGTTGCACCGCCCGTCCCGTCCGGCACGGCCGGGCGGCGCGGACCTCACCCCCGCAACCCGGCCGAGCAGGTGCTCCGCGAGGTCTTCGCCCAGGTCCTGGGTCTCGACACGGTCGGCGCGGACGACGCCTTCTTCGCCCTGGGCGGGGACTCCATCAGCTCCATCCAGGTGGTCAGCCGGGCCCGGGCCCGGGGTGTCGTGCTCACCCCCCGCGACGTCTTCACCCTCAAGACCCCGGCCGCCCTCGCCGGCCTCGCGGCGGCCACCGCCGGCGACGCCGGGCCCGCTCCCGCCCTCCCGACGGCCGCCGAGGACGGCGTCGGCGAGGTCGAGCCGACCCCGATCATCGCCCAGCTGGCCGAGGACCTCGGTGGAATCGACGGCCCCGCGGGGCAGTTCAACCAGCACGTCCTGCTCCGCGTGCCCTCCGCGATGACGGCCGGCACCCTCGCCCCCGCGCTGCAGTCCCTGCTCGACCGGCACGACGCGCTGCGCATGACCGTGACCGAGCCCGCCCCCGGCATCTGGACCCTGCACACCGCCGGGCCCGGATCGGTGCCCGCGGGCCCGCTGATCACCACCGTGGACGCCTCCGGCGCCGCCGGCGATCCCGCCGCGCTGGACCGGCTGACCGCCGCCGAGGCCGACGCCGCCCGCACCAGGCTCTCCCCGGCCGACGGGATCATGCTGCAGGCCGTGCTGCTCCACGGCGGCTCCGCCCCCGTCTCGCACCTGCTGCTGCTGGCCCACCACGCCGTCGTCGACGGCGTCTCCTGGCGCATCCTGACGGGCGACCTGGAGGCGGCCTGGACGGCGGCCGCGGCCGGCCGCGCGCCCGCCACGGAGCCGGTCGTGACCTCCTACCGCCGCTGGGCCGCCACCCTCTCCGAGCAGTCCCGCACGTCCGCGCGGATCGCCGAACTGCCCTACTGGCAGGCCCAGCGCGAGGACGAGCCCGCCGTCCTCGGCAGCCGCCCGCTCGACCCGTCCCGGGACACCTACGCCACCGCCGGGCGGCTGCGGCTCGAACTGCCCGCCGACCAGACCGCGGCCCTGCTCACCGCGGTACCGGCCGCCTTCCACGGCGAGATCAACGACGTCCTGCTCGGCGCGCTGGCCCTGGCCGCGGCCGACTGGCGCGGCCGCTCCGCGCAGGACTCCGCCCGGCCCCTGCTGATCGAACTCGAAGGACACGGCCGGGAGCAGATCACCGACGACGTCGACCTCTCCCGTACGGTCGGCTGGTTCACCACCGTCTTTCCCGTCCGCCTCGACCTCGGCACCCTCGACCGGGAGGAGGCCCGGGCCTCGGGTCCGGCGCTCGCCACCGCCGTCAAGCGGGTCAAGGAGCAGCTGCGCGCCGTACCGGACCGCGGGATCGGCTTCGGCCTGCTGCGCCACCTCAACGCGCGCACCGCCCGTCCGCTGGCCACGGCCCCCACCCCGGGCCTCGGCTTCAACTACCTCGGCCGGTTCCGCGTCGACGGGACGGACGGCCCCTGGACCCTCGCCGGCGGTTCCTCGGTCATCGCCACCGGTTTCCACCCGGACACCCCGCTGCGCCACGCCCTGTCGGTCACCCCGGTGACCGAGGACCGCGCCGACGGCCCGCGGCTGGTCGCCGACTGGCTGTGGGCGGACGAGCTCCTCGGCGAGGCCGAGGTCCGTGAGCTCGCCGAGGCCTGGTTCGCGGCCCTGCGCGCCCTCGTGACCCACCTGGACCTGCCCGGAGCCGGCGGCCACACGCCGTCCGACCTGCCCCTGGTGGCACTGGACCAGGAGGAGATCGACGAGATCGAGCACGCCGGGCGGGCTCCGGAGCACACCACGGTCACGGACGTGCTGCCGCTGACGGCGATGCAGCGCGGCATGCTGTTCCAGGCGGAGTTCGACGAGCGGGCGACCGACCTCTACACCCTGCAGGTCGCCGCCGACCTGATCGGGCCGGTGGACGCGGACGCCCTGGAGCGCGCGCTGGCGGCCCTCCTGGAGCGGCATCCCGGTCTCGGCGGAGCCTTCCACCACCGGGACTCGGGCGATCCGGTCTCCGTCCTGCGCGCGGGGGTGCGCGTACCGCTGCGCCGCGTGGACCTGTCCGGGCTCTCGCCCGCCGAGCAGCGGGCCGAGGTGGACCGGCTCGCCGACCGCGACCGGCTGGAGCGCTTCGACATGGCCCGCCCGCCGCTGATGCGCTGGTCCCTCGTACGGCTGGACGAGGAGCGCCACCGCCTCGTCTGGACGCTGCACCACATCCTGGTGGACGGCTGGTCCATGCCCGTCCTGGTGCGTGAACTCCTCGCCTGCTACGAGGGCAGGGGCGCCGCCGGGTCCCTCGCGCCCGCCGTTCCCTTCCGCGCGTACCTCGCCTGGCTCGCCGGCCAGGACCACGACGCGGCCAAGGCGGCATGGGCCACCGCGCTCGCCGGACTGGAGGAGCCGACCCTGCTGTGCGGGGCCGCCCCCGACCGGCTGCCGGCTCCGCCTCAGTCCGTGCCGCTGCGGCTGACGGCGCAGGAGACCGCCGAGCTCTCCGGCTTCGCCGCACGCCAGGGCCTGACCACCAACACGCTCTTCCAGGGCGGCTGGGCCGTACTGCTCGGCCGGCTCACCGGCCGCTCCGACGTGCTGTTCGGCTCGACCGTGTCCACCCGGCCGGCCGCGCTGCCCGGCGTGGAGAACATCGTCGGACCGTTCCTGAACACGCTGCCGGTACGGGTGCTCCTCGACCCCGCCGAGCCCGTCGGCCCGTTCCTGCTGCGGCTCCAGGACGCACAGGCCGCCCTGCGCGACTTCGACCACCTCGGGCTCGCCGAGATGCTCGCCGGCAGTCCGGCGCTGGCCGCGTACGGTGAACCCTTCGACACCGCCCTCGTCTTCGAGAACTTCCCCATGGACGAGGCGGCCGGCGGTGTCACGGCCGGCCGGGGAAGCCTGCGGATCGCCGACGTCACGGCCCGCGACGCCCGCCACTACCCGCTCAGCATGGTCGTCCTGCCGGGCCGGGAGGTCGAGGTCCGCTTCGACTACGCGCCGGACCTCCTGACGCGTGACGAGGTGGCGACGGTCGCCCAGCGCTTCCGCGCGCTGCTCCTGGACCTCGCCGCCGCACCGGACCGGGCCCTCGGCCGGCTCGACGTCCTGACCGGGGACGAGAACGCGCTGCTGCGCAAGTGGAACGACACCGCGAGCGCCACCGACGTCGGCATCCCCGGCGGTGTGGTGGAACGCGTACGCGAGTGCGCGCGGGTCTCCCCCGCCGCCGTCGCCGTCACGGACGGGGAGCACGAGCTCTCCTACGCGGGCCTCGTCCGCTGGTCGGACCGGCTGGCAGGGCGGCTGACCGGGGCCGGGGTGGGCCCCGGCTCCCTCGTCGCGGTGCTGGCCGAGCCCGGCACGGCCTTCGTCGGCTCGGTGCTGGGGGTCCTGCAGGCCGGAGCGGCCTGGGTCCCCCTCGACGTCGGCGCCCCGGTGGCCCGCATCGCCTCGCTGGTCACCGACTCCGGGGCCCGGTGCCTGCTGGTGGGCCCGGGCTGCGGGAAGCTGGCCGCCGAGGTCCTGGACCTGGCCGGTGACGGCCTGAGCACCCTGGAGACGGCCGTCGGGGAGGAGGAGGCCGGGCGGTCGCCGGAGGCTCCGGACGCCCTGGCACGGCCTCTCGGCCTGCCGGACGACCTCGGCTACGTGATCTTCACGTCCGGGTCCACCGGCAAGCCCAAGGGCGCCATGGTCCACCGCCGCGGCATGGAGAACCATCTCCTGGCCAAGGTCGAGGGCCTCGCCCTGGGCGCCGGCGACCGGGTCGTGCAGAACGCCCCCGTCACCTTCGACGTGTCGGTCTGGCAGATGCTGGCCCCGCTCGTCGTCGGCGGCACGGTCCGCGTGGTGCCCCGCGAGGTCGCCGCCGACCCGGACGCGCTGTTCGCCGTCGTGTCGGACAAGGACGTCTCGGTCCTGGAGGTCGTACCGTCCCTGCTCCGCGCCGCCCTCGACACCTGGGACGCGACGGGCCCCGCCGCCGTCCCCGCGCGGCTGCGCCGCCTGGTGGTCACCGGGGAGGCGCTCCCCGCCGACCTGTGCGACCGCTGGTGGGGCCACTTCCCCGCCGTCCCCCTGGTCAACGCGTACGGCCCCACCGAGTGCTCGGACGACGTGACCCACGCCGTGCTCCACGCGGAGGACCGGCCCGGTGCCCGCGTACCGATCGGCGGGGCCGTCCGCAACACCTTCCTCCACGTCCTGGGCGACGAGCTGCGCCCGGTGCCCGCGGGCACCGTCGGCGAGCTGTACGTCGGCGGGGCCGGCGTCGGCCGCGGCTACCTCGGCAGCCCGGCCAGGACCTCCGCGACGTTCGTCGCCGATCCCTTCAGCGGGGCCCCGGGCGCCCGGATGTACCGCACCGGCGACCGCGTGCTGCGCCGGCCGGACGGGCAGCTGGAGTTCGTGGAGCGCCGCGACCACCAGGTCAAGGTGCGGGGCCACCGGATCGAACCCGGCGAGATCGAGGCGGCCCTGCGCAGCCTGCCGGAGGTGGCCGACGCCGTGGTGGTCGCCCTCACGGACCCGTCCCGGGCCACCCGTCTCGTCGCCTACGTCGTGGCACCGGGCACCGAGGACCTCGCCGTCACCCGGGCCGCGCTCGCGCAGGCGCTGCCGGAGTACATGGTCCCGTCCGCCTGGGTCTCCCTGCCCGCCCTGCCGCTGACGGCCCACGGGAAGGTGGACCGCAAGGCCCTGCCCCACCCGGCCGGAGCGGCGGACACGGCGGCCGCCGGGACCCGGCGGGAAGGCCGCGATCCGGTCGAGCGGGCGCTGTGCGCGGTGTTCGCCGAGGTGCTCGGAGTCGAGTCCGTCGGCATCGACGACAACTTCTTCGCCCTCGGCGGGGACTCCATCAGCTCCATCCGGGTCGTGGGCCGGGCCCGCGCCCACGGCATCACGATCACTCCCCGGGACGTCTTCGGGCACCGGACCCCCCTCGCCCTCGCGGCCGTGGCCGCCGCCGGCCGGGCCGTCGTACCGGCGCAGCGGCCTGCCGCCGCCGCTCCGCAGGCGCCGCTGCTGGCGCTGAGCGACGACGAGATGGACGAACTCGACACTGAGCTGGAGTCATGA
- the sbnA gene encoding 2,3-diaminopropionate biosynthesis protein SbnA, whose protein sequence is MQVISAPYEFNADDLYVDLESVVGERLILKCEGFNFAGSVKLKAAHAMVAAAERAGELRPGSTIVESSSGNLGVALSIVACSRGYRFVCVTDSRCTLAARQLMQLLGSEVHVVTEPHPVDGLLGARIQRVRELCAETADSVWLNQYANPNNWMAHYQLTGPEILKAFPDLGVLFVGAGTTGTLMGCARYMREHKPSVRIVAIDAVGSVTFGGPPQTRMIPGLGTGVRPQLLDESYVDDVVVVPEVETIRSCRQLARRGFLFGGSTGTVVSGATAWLGEHPLAAGVSAVAIAPDLGERYLDTVYQDQWVSDLFGPEVLQEAVAAEHL, encoded by the coding sequence ATTCAAGTCATATCTGCCCCGTATGAATTCAATGCCGACGACCTCTACGTCGACCTTGAATCCGTTGTCGGCGAACGTCTGATCCTGAAGTGCGAGGGATTCAATTTCGCCGGATCCGTCAAGCTCAAAGCGGCTCACGCGATGGTGGCCGCCGCGGAACGCGCGGGTGAACTCCGCCCGGGCTCGACCATCGTGGAGAGCTCCTCGGGGAACCTCGGCGTGGCGCTGAGCATCGTCGCCTGCAGCCGGGGTTACCGCTTCGTCTGCGTCACCGACTCCCGCTGCACCCTCGCCGCCCGCCAGCTGATGCAGCTGCTGGGCAGCGAGGTGCACGTGGTCACCGAGCCGCATCCGGTGGACGGTCTGCTCGGGGCCCGCATCCAGCGGGTCCGTGAACTGTGCGCGGAGACGGCCGACTCCGTGTGGCTCAACCAGTACGCGAACCCGAACAACTGGATGGCCCACTACCAGCTGACCGGACCGGAGATCCTCAAGGCCTTCCCCGACCTCGGCGTCCTGTTCGTCGGTGCCGGCACCACCGGGACGCTCATGGGATGCGCGCGCTACATGCGGGAGCACAAGCCGTCCGTACGGATCGTCGCGATCGACGCCGTCGGATCCGTCACCTTCGGCGGGCCCCCGCAGACCCGCATGATCCCCGGCCTCGGCACGGGCGTGCGGCCCCAACTGCTCGACGAGTCCTACGTGGACGACGTGGTCGTCGTCCCGGAGGTCGAGACCATCCGGTCCTGCCGGCAGCTGGCCCGGCGCGGCTTCCTGTTCGGCGGCTCCACCGGGACCGTCGTCAGCGGGGCCACCGCCTGGCTCGGCGAGCACCCCCTCGCGGCGGGCGTCTCGGCCGTGGCCATCGCCCCCGACCTGGGCGAGCGCTACCTGGACACCGTCTACCAGGACCAGTGGGTGAGCGACCTCTTCGGTCCCGAAGTCCTCCAGGAGGCGGTGGCGGCCGAGCACCTCTGA
- a CDS encoding phosphopantetheine-binding protein has product MTEIIETTAGPQVINAITQALEAVLQRDLGDLAPDTELFGTLGLDSTGVLDLLLRLEELLDGEFDTDELEMSHFATVRSLADFITTELGR; this is encoded by the coding sequence ATGACCGAGATCATCGAGACCACGGCCGGCCCGCAGGTCATCAACGCGATCACCCAGGCCCTCGAAGCCGTCCTCCAGCGCGACCTGGGCGACCTCGCCCCCGACACGGAGCTCTTCGGAACCCTGGGTCTGGACTCGACCGGCGTGCTCGACCTGCTGCTGCGCCTGGAGGAGCTGCTCGACGGGGAGTTCGACACCGACGAGCTGGAGATGAGCCACTTCGCCACGGTGCGCTCGCTCGCCGACTTCATCACCACCGAGCTCGGCCGCTGA